In a single window of the Delftia tsuruhatensis genome:
- a CDS encoding amino acid ABC transporter substrate-binding protein, which yields MILRQWGIALGLWALGSVSTAGVLEKVSAGGTLVIAHRESSIPFSYIDPRSGKPVGYALDLCLRLADAVRRQTGKKDMKVEFVMVTPANRMAMIEQGKADMECGSTTNNAQRRQSVAFTVPHFITGARLLVKAESTVNGMEDLKGKKLVSTKGTSPMAVATQANRQRLLGITIVEAPDHAKALEMVEKGEADAFLMDDVLLNGLAAARPHPRALKVVGKFLTTEPLAIMLPKADTAFKKLVDEEMKRIITSREIHPIYEKWFLQAIPPGAMNLNMPVSYLLRDFWKYPTADILL from the coding sequence ATGATCTTGCGCCAGTGGGGAATTGCGTTGGGCCTGTGGGCCCTGGGCAGCGTATCGACAGCCGGTGTGCTCGAGAAGGTCAGTGCCGGTGGCACGCTGGTGATTGCACACCGGGAATCGTCGATCCCCTTTTCCTACATCGACCCCCGCAGCGGCAAGCCCGTCGGTTACGCGCTGGATCTTTGCCTGCGGCTGGCTGACGCGGTGCGCAGGCAGACGGGCAAGAAGGACATGAAGGTGGAGTTCGTGATGGTCACGCCCGCCAATCGCATGGCCATGATCGAGCAGGGCAAGGCCGACATGGAGTGCGGTTCGACCACGAACAACGCGCAGCGGCGCCAGTCCGTGGCGTTCACGGTTCCCCATTTCATCACCGGCGCCCGGCTGCTCGTGAAGGCCGAAAGCACCGTGAACGGGATGGAGGATCTCAAGGGAAAGAAGCTGGTGTCGACCAAGGGCACCAGCCCGATGGCCGTGGCCACGCAGGCCAACAGGCAGCGGCTCCTGGGCATCACCATTGTGGAGGCGCCCGATCACGCAAAGGCCCTGGAGATGGTCGAGAAGGGCGAAGCCGATGCGTTCCTGATGGATGACGTGCTTCTCAACGGGCTGGCCGCCGCACGGCCCCATCCTCGCGCCTTGAAGGTGGTGGGCAAGTTCCTGACCACCGAACCCCTGGCGATCATGTTGCCAAAAGCCGATACCGCGTTCAAGAAACTGGTCGATGAAGAGATGAAGCGGATCATCACCAGCCGCGAAATCCACCCGATCTACGAGAAGTGGTTCCTGCAGGCGATTCCGCCCGGCGCCATGAATCTGAACATGCCGGTCAGCTACCTGCTGCGGGACTTCTGGAAGTACCCCACCGCGGACATTCTTCTGTAG
- a CDS encoding LysR substrate-binding domain-containing protein: MASIPPSANLLAFEAVARRRSFALAAAELHLTASAVSHQVARLEAQLGVRLFERSAHGVRLSRPGQAYLERVSGALSAIVSATEDLRHSVGNSLYVHSAPSIASLWLMPRLRAFARACPDISLNLSAAHSHSDFALGQADVDIRYGIPQWPELEVQPLFEERIVPLASPSFVREHGLRRIEQLLEVPLIQSNVSIVQWSDWFGAFSTLRAPERYAVRFDRAQMSLDAATQGLGVALESAMNAGGHIADGKLVAPFGMDKAVRVKAHFAVYPPRNAAKPAVAAFLAWLHGEAARTRQQPRRQRRD, from the coding sequence ATGGCATCCATCCCGCCCAGTGCCAACCTGCTGGCGTTCGAGGCCGTGGCGCGTCGGCGCAGCTTCGCGCTGGCCGCCGCCGAACTGCACCTGACCGCCTCGGCCGTCAGCCACCAGGTGGCCAGGCTGGAGGCGCAGCTGGGTGTGCGCCTGTTCGAGCGCAGCGCGCACGGCGTGCGCCTGAGCCGCCCGGGACAGGCGTACCTGGAGCGTGTGTCGGGCGCGCTGTCGGCCATCGTCTCGGCCACCGAGGACCTGCGCCACAGCGTGGGCAACAGCCTGTACGTGCACAGCGCACCCAGCATCGCCAGCCTGTGGCTCATGCCCCGCCTGCGCGCCTTTGCCAGGGCCTGCCCGGACATCTCGCTGAACCTGTCCGCTGCCCATTCGCACAGCGACTTCGCGCTGGGCCAGGCCGACGTCGATATCCGCTACGGCATACCCCAATGGCCCGAGCTGGAGGTGCAGCCGCTGTTCGAGGAGCGTATCGTGCCGCTGGCCAGCCCCTCATTCGTGCGGGAGCACGGCCTGCGGCGCATCGAGCAGCTGCTGGAGGTGCCGCTGATCCAGAGCAACGTCAGCATCGTCCAGTGGTCGGACTGGTTCGGCGCCTTCAGCACGCTGCGCGCGCCCGAGCGCTACGCCGTGCGCTTCGACCGGGCGCAGATGTCGCTGGACGCGGCCACCCAGGGCCTGGGCGTGGCCCTGGAAAGCGCCATGAACGCGGGCGGCCACATCGCCGACGGCAAGCTGGTCGCGCCCTTCGGCATGGACAAGGCCGTCCGCGTCAAGGCGCACTTCGCCGTCTACCCGCCGCGCAACGCCGCCAAGCCTGCCGTGGCGGCCTTTCTGGCCTGGCTGCACGGCGAGGCGGCGCGCACCCGGCAGCAGCCTCGCCGCCAGCGCAGGGACTGA
- a CDS encoding response regulator transcription factor, translating into MNRIALIEDHARLAALVARSLAHSGIETDVFQQIAPAWLALQEIDYGVIVIDRGLPDGDGLELVQRLRAAGRSTPCLMLTARDALSDRVGGLEAGADDYLTKPFPMEELIARVRALLRRPALVQELAPALGDISIIPQQACMQCAGATIALPPAELQIMLSLVRKAGATVRRPALEAAAWGMSSVVTPNALDVALHRLRRKLAAAGSCLEIVNIRGQGYALREPVLAR; encoded by the coding sequence ATGAACCGCATCGCTTTAATTGAGGACCATGCACGGCTGGCTGCGCTGGTCGCCCGGTCCCTGGCCCATTCAGGCATCGAGACCGATGTCTTCCAGCAGATCGCTCCGGCCTGGCTGGCCCTGCAGGAAATCGACTATGGCGTCATCGTCATCGACCGCGGCCTGCCCGATGGCGACGGCCTGGAGCTGGTGCAGCGGCTGCGCGCCGCGGGCCGTTCCACGCCCTGCCTCATGCTCACGGCCCGTGACGCGCTCAGCGACCGCGTCGGTGGGCTGGAGGCCGGCGCCGACGACTATCTGACCAAGCCCTTCCCCATGGAGGAACTGATCGCCCGCGTGCGCGCGCTGCTGCGCCGGCCGGCCCTGGTGCAGGAGCTGGCTCCGGCGCTGGGCGACATCAGCATCATCCCGCAGCAGGCCTGCATGCAGTGCGCGGGCGCCACCATCGCCTTGCCGCCGGCGGAGCTGCAGATCATGCTCAGCCTGGTGCGCAAGGCAGGGGCCACGGTGCGGCGCCCGGCGCTGGAGGCCGCGGCCTGGGGCATGTCCAGCGTGGTCACGCCCAACGCGCTCGATGTGGCGTTGCATCGGCTGCGCCGCAAGCTGGCGGCCGCCGGCTCCTGCCTGGAGATCGTCAACATCCGGGGGCAAGGCTATGCGCTTCGCGAACCTGTGCTGGCCCGGTAG
- a CDS encoding TRAP transporter small permease, giving the protein MNIVERLVTGLCRAVLWASTLVIFLILVCNTALRYAAGASLQWANEVPELLFPWLVMSGVVLAAAHGAHITTTFLVEKLPARARRAAAVLGWLAVAGLYATLAWSTLGMLEIVHDERSQILGIPGSVTYACVMAGMAMLSLLALQSAWRAWGATAPCNAAQQAGTGSPVPSPHW; this is encoded by the coding sequence ATGAACATCGTCGAACGCCTGGTCACCGGCCTGTGCCGCGCCGTACTGTGGGCCAGCACGCTGGTGATCTTCCTGATCCTGGTGTGCAACACCGCATTGCGCTATGCCGCAGGCGCCAGCCTGCAATGGGCCAACGAAGTGCCCGAACTGCTGTTTCCCTGGCTGGTCATGTCGGGCGTGGTGCTGGCCGCCGCCCATGGCGCCCACATCACCACCACCTTCCTGGTCGAGAAGCTGCCGGCGCGCGCCCGCCGCGCGGCCGCCGTGCTGGGCTGGCTGGCCGTGGCGGGCCTGTATGCCACGCTGGCCTGGTCCACGCTGGGCATGCTGGAGATCGTGCATGACGAGCGCAGCCAGATCCTGGGCATTCCCGGCTCGGTCACCTACGCCTGCGTGATGGCGGGCATGGCCATGCTGAGCCTGCTGGCGCTGCAGTCGGCCTGGCGCGCCTGGGGGGCCACGGCGCCGTGCAACGCCGCACAGCAGGCCGGAACGGGCAGCCCCGTGCCCAGCCCGCACTGGTGA
- a CDS encoding SDR family NAD(P)-dependent oxidoreductase: MLLKDKVAIITGGAGPNGLGFATARQMASQGARVAILDLERADPAAAAARLGEGHLGLVADVTDKAACEAAAAAVLRAFGRIDALVNNAGITQPVKTLEISGADYDRILDVSLRGTLYMSQAALPAMRAQRAGAIVCISSVSAQRGGGIFGGPHYSAAKAGVLGLARAMAREFGAEGIRINCVTPGLIETDITQGKLDAARKHDIAQTIPLARLGRADDVAGACVFLASDLAAYCTGITLDVNGGMLIH, translated from the coding sequence ATGCTGCTCAAGGACAAGGTCGCCATCATCACCGGCGGCGCAGGCCCCAACGGACTCGGCTTTGCCACTGCGCGCCAGATGGCGTCGCAGGGCGCGCGCGTGGCCATACTCGACCTGGAACGCGCCGATCCGGCCGCTGCGGCGGCGCGCCTGGGCGAGGGGCACCTGGGGCTGGTGGCGGACGTGACGGACAAGGCCGCGTGCGAGGCCGCTGCGGCGGCTGTGCTGCGCGCCTTCGGCCGCATCGATGCGCTGGTCAACAACGCGGGCATCACCCAGCCTGTCAAGACGCTGGAGATCAGCGGCGCCGACTACGACCGCATCCTGGACGTGAGCCTGCGCGGCACGCTGTACATGTCGCAGGCGGCGCTGCCGGCCATGCGCGCGCAGCGCGCGGGCGCCATCGTCTGCATTTCCTCGGTGTCGGCGCAGCGCGGCGGCGGCATCTTCGGCGGGCCGCACTACTCGGCCGCCAAGGCCGGCGTGCTGGGCCTGGCGCGCGCCATGGCGCGCGAGTTCGGCGCCGAGGGCATCCGCATCAACTGCGTGACGCCGGGCCTGATCGAGACCGATATCACGCAGGGCAAGCTCGACGCCGCGCGCAAGCACGACATCGCGCAGACCATTCCGCTGGCGCGCCTGGGCCGGGCCGACGACGTGGCCGGCGCCTGTGTGTTCCTGGCCAGCGACCTGGCCGCCTACTGCACGGGCATCACGCTCGATGTCAACGGCGGGATGCTCATCCACTGA
- the speE gene encoding polyamine aminopropyltransferase, with translation MHGLHLTADLYQCQGNGPHMLDADAIAALCRAQTEMAGLTLVEDRWVKFPDYQGQPGGVTGTVLLAESHLAIHTWPETGCVTVDVYVCNFSADNSGKARALMEGVIAAYAPGRVVRQQLMRGDIGPGARQDTAPDQGDWALEALTPHARFGWRTTRREQLSTPHQQMELLHTPQFGKVLRLDGRFMTSEGEEFFYHEALVHPAAMAHPAPRKALILGGGDGGAAEELLKHPSMEQVVVAELDEAVVQAARTHLRQVHRGVFDDPRLQLRIGDGMVMVEHTEERFDLALMDLTDPDTPASALYSDVALARMKRVLAPGGALVLHLGSPVFHGAQVAGLVASLRQRFAIVRCYGLYIPLYGAYWGLAVASDTLDAMAPTPAQLRQRLADRRLPDLRYYNAEVHPALFALPGYFRDLVRAAPQVRAIRWA, from the coding sequence ATGCATGGACTGCACCTGACCGCCGATCTCTACCAATGCCAGGGCAACGGGCCCCACATGCTCGATGCCGATGCCATCGCCGCCCTGTGCCGCGCACAGACCGAAATGGCCGGCCTGACCCTGGTGGAGGACCGATGGGTCAAGTTCCCGGACTACCAGGGCCAGCCCGGAGGCGTCACCGGCACCGTGCTGCTGGCCGAATCGCACCTGGCCATACACACCTGGCCCGAGACCGGCTGCGTCACCGTCGATGTCTATGTCTGCAATTTCTCCGCCGACAACTCGGGCAAGGCCCGTGCGCTGATGGAGGGCGTGATTGCCGCCTATGCGCCGGGCCGCGTGGTGCGCCAGCAGCTGATGCGCGGCGACATCGGCCCCGGCGCCCGGCAGGATACAGCGCCCGATCAGGGCGACTGGGCCCTGGAGGCGCTCACCCCGCATGCACGCTTTGGCTGGCGCACCACGCGGCGCGAGCAACTGAGCACGCCCCACCAGCAGATGGAGCTGCTGCACACGCCGCAGTTCGGCAAGGTGCTGCGCCTGGATGGCCGCTTCATGACCTCGGAAGGCGAGGAATTCTTCTACCACGAGGCCCTGGTGCACCCGGCCGCCATGGCCCACCCGGCACCGCGCAAGGCGCTGATCCTGGGCGGTGGCGATGGCGGCGCGGCCGAGGAGCTGCTCAAGCACCCGTCCATGGAGCAGGTGGTGGTGGCCGAGCTGGACGAGGCCGTGGTCCAGGCCGCCCGCACCCATCTGCGGCAGGTCCACCGGGGGGTCTTCGACGATCCACGCCTGCAGCTGCGCATAGGCGATGGCATGGTCATGGTCGAGCACACCGAGGAACGCTTCGACCTGGCGCTGATGGACCTCACCGATCCCGACACGCCCGCCAGCGCGCTCTACTCCGATGTTGCACTGGCACGCATGAAGCGCGTGCTGGCGCCGGGCGGCGCCCTGGTGCTGCATCTGGGCAGTCCCGTGTTCCACGGGGCCCAGGTCGCCGGCCTGGTGGCCAGCCTGCGCCAGCGCTTCGCCATCGTGCGCTGCTACGGCCTCTACATTCCCCTGTATGGCGCCTACTGGGGCCTGGCCGTGGCTTCGGACACGCTGGATGCCATGGCGCCGACGCCTGCCCAGTTGCGCCAGCGCCTGGCCGATCGCCGGCTGCCCGACCTGCGCTACTACAACGCCGAGGTGCATCCGGCCCTGTTCGCGCTGCCCGGCTACTTCCGCGATCTGGTACGGGCCGCGCCGCAGGTCCGCGCCATCCGCTGGGCCTGA
- a CDS encoding sensor histidine kinase, producing the protein MRFANLCWPGSLRSRLLAVYGLSMALSALLVGALVILMAKPFDSYALQRGMGHAAEKVAEWVRFGADGVPQGFSERELKSWMLTSLGEEMQLRITDAEGRVVFAPNGEMQPLTQNGQGFDPQLKAFAYERGGVVMRAGTATLVHDGMTWHVQVAVSDRMVDWLRESVGLPALWRGMVAIGVVFLVVFLVSTHRTLQRMLRPLGVAARDAQRITPQTLDTRLKAKDLPREFAPLVEAFNHVLDRLQAGFRNQQEFLSMAAHELKTPLALMRVQIELEPEERRSPELLKDVDHMARQVQQLLHLAEVCEHQRYRMDEIAPQAIIGEVCDFMARASEKCGVRIDCEVQDGAHAWHADRGALFVLLKNLIENAVQHSPPGGTVTVRASNDGFWVADQGRGVAAEDLGRIFERFWRSSERRDLGAGLGLPICLEIAQAHGWTLTALPGAVGLEIRVRFDGRPPAPAQPPSKAFLS; encoded by the coding sequence ATGCGCTTCGCGAACCTGTGCTGGCCCGGTAGCCTGCGCTCGCGGCTGCTGGCCGTCTATGGGTTGAGCATGGCGCTCAGCGCGCTGCTGGTCGGCGCGCTGGTCATTCTCATGGCCAAGCCCTTCGACAGCTATGCGCTGCAGCGCGGCATGGGACATGCGGCCGAGAAGGTCGCCGAATGGGTACGCTTCGGCGCGGACGGCGTACCGCAGGGATTCAGCGAGCGCGAGCTCAAGAGCTGGATGCTGACCAGCCTGGGCGAGGAAATGCAGCTGAGGATCACCGACGCCGAAGGCCGCGTGGTATTCGCCCCCAACGGCGAGATGCAGCCGCTGACGCAGAACGGCCAGGGCTTTGATCCGCAGCTCAAGGCCTTTGCCTACGAGCGCGGTGGCGTGGTCATGCGCGCCGGGACCGCGACGCTGGTCCACGATGGCATGACCTGGCATGTGCAGGTGGCCGTCAGCGACCGCATGGTGGACTGGCTGCGCGAGTCGGTGGGCCTGCCGGCGCTGTGGCGCGGCATGGTGGCCATCGGCGTGGTCTTCCTGGTGGTGTTCCTGGTCTCCACGCACCGCACGCTGCAGCGCATGCTGCGGCCCCTGGGCGTGGCCGCCCGGGATGCGCAGCGCATCACTCCGCAGACCCTGGACACGCGCCTGAAGGCCAAGGACCTGCCCCGGGAGTTCGCTCCCCTGGTCGAGGCTTTCAACCATGTGCTGGACCGCTTGCAGGCCGGGTTCCGCAACCAGCAGGAATTCCTTTCCATGGCTGCGCACGAACTCAAGACGCCGCTGGCGCTGATGCGCGTGCAGATCGAGCTCGAACCCGAAGAGCGGCGCAGCCCCGAACTGCTCAAGGACGTGGACCACATGGCCCGCCAGGTGCAGCAGCTGCTGCACCTGGCCGAGGTCTGCGAACACCAGCGCTACCGCATGGATGAGATTGCGCCGCAAGCCATCATTGGCGAGGTCTGCGACTTCATGGCCCGGGCCTCGGAAAAATGCGGCGTCCGGATCGACTGCGAAGTGCAGGACGGCGCCCACGCCTGGCATGCCGACAGGGGCGCGCTCTTCGTGCTGCTCAAGAACCTGATCGAGAACGCCGTGCAGCACAGCCCGCCGGGCGGCACAGTCACGGTGCGGGCGTCGAACGATGGCTTCTGGGTGGCGGACCAGGGCCGGGGCGTCGCGGCCGAGGACCTGGGCCGCATCTTCGAGCGCTTTTGGCGCAGCAGCGAGCGGCGTGACCTGGGCGCGGGCCTGGGCCTGCCGATCTGCCTGGAGATCGCCCAGGCCCATGGCTGGACGCTCACGGCCCTGCCCGGCGCCGTGGGCCTGGAAATACGGGTGCGCTTCGACGGGCGGCCACCCGCGCCGGCTCAGCCGCCCAGCAAGGCCTTCTTGAGCTGA
- a CDS encoding chalcone isomerase family protein, which produces MTALPRWMKTAALAVALAMPLAAAAQEPARTVGGVAYPVQAGVGGQTLQLNGAGIRYKAIFKVYTAGLYLEKPAASLQEIAALPGPKRVSVTMLREIDSAELGKLFARGIEDNMERARFSRLVPGVLRMSDIFTQHKKLLPGENFSVDWVPGQGAQVFVKGQAQGAPFQEPEFFQALLGIWLGPHPADDQLKKALLGG; this is translated from the coding sequence ATGACCGCCTTGCCCCGCTGGATGAAGACAGCCGCCCTGGCCGTGGCCCTTGCAATGCCGCTGGCAGCGGCGGCCCAGGAGCCGGCGCGCACCGTGGGCGGCGTGGCCTACCCGGTCCAGGCCGGCGTGGGCGGGCAGACGCTGCAGCTCAATGGCGCAGGCATACGCTACAAGGCCATCTTCAAGGTCTACACTGCGGGCCTGTACCTGGAAAAGCCGGCCGCCAGCCTCCAGGAGATCGCCGCCCTGCCAGGGCCCAAGCGCGTGAGCGTGACCATGCTGCGCGAGATCGACTCGGCCGAGCTGGGCAAGCTGTTCGCGCGCGGCATCGAGGACAACATGGAGCGCGCCCGCTTCTCGCGCCTGGTGCCCGGCGTGCTGCGCATGAGCGACATCTTCACCCAGCACAAGAAGCTGCTGCCCGGCGAGAACTTCTCGGTGGACTGGGTGCCGGGCCAGGGCGCCCAGGTCTTCGTCAAGGGCCAGGCGCAGGGAGCGCCCTTCCAGGAGCCCGAGTTCTTCCAGGCCCTGCTGGGCATCTGGCTGGGCCCGCACCCGGCCGACGATCAGCTCAAGAAGGCCTTGCTGGGCGGCTGA
- a CDS encoding phosphoglycolate phosphatase, translated as MIANLIPLNHADLDAAIVDLDGTMVNTLGDFAEALNRMLADLALPAIAPQAIENMVGKGSEHLIRSVLAHVGAADVDAVYGQAWQRYEHHYLQLNGQFADVYPGVLEGLQALRAQGLRLACLTNKPLAFARPLLEQKGLAPLFEQVFGGDSFARKKPDPLPLLKTCEALGTQPARTLMVGDSSNDAQAARAAGCPVVLVGYGYNHGQPVREVDADGFVDALTELA; from the coding sequence ATGATTGCAAACCTTATTCCGTTGAACCACGCAGACCTGGACGCCGCCATCGTCGATCTCGACGGCACCATGGTCAACACCCTGGGTGACTTCGCCGAAGCCCTCAACCGCATGCTGGCCGATCTCGCACTGCCGGCCATCGCCCCGCAGGCCATCGAGAACATGGTGGGCAAGGGCTCCGAGCACCTGATCCGCTCGGTGCTGGCCCATGTGGGCGCGGCCGACGTGGATGCCGTCTATGGCCAGGCCTGGCAGCGCTACGAACACCACTACCTGCAGCTCAACGGCCAGTTCGCCGATGTCTATCCCGGCGTGCTCGAAGGCCTGCAGGCGCTGCGTGCCCAGGGACTGCGCCTGGCCTGCCTGACCAACAAGCCGCTGGCCTTCGCACGGCCGCTGCTGGAGCAAAAGGGGCTGGCGCCGCTGTTCGAGCAGGTCTTCGGCGGTGATTCCTTCGCACGCAAGAAGCCCGATCCGCTGCCCTTGCTCAAGACCTGCGAGGCCCTGGGCACGCAGCCGGCACGCACGCTGATGGTGGGCGACTCCAGCAACGACGCCCAGGCCGCACGCGCTGCGGGCTGCCCCGTGGTACTGGTCGGCTACGGCTACAACCATGGCCAGCCGGTGCGCGAGGTCGATGCGGACGGCTTTGTCGATGCGCTGACCGAACTGGCCTGA
- a CDS encoding TRAP transporter substrate-binding protein, producing the protein MQRKTFHRAALAACALLLPALAAAQAVKLTLGHGAAPDNPRHLAALRFAELVKAGSAGRIEVQVAPSAQLGDDAAMVTALRTGALDLSANSQGAVAAAVPEYAAYGMPFLFATPAQAFQLLDGPLGRELADRSAAKGMVVLGYWDNGIRHMSNSRRPIRSVEDLKGLKMRTPPDAVLVDIMQALGAEAQQIKFAELYVALQQGVVDGQENPLANFHASKLYEVQKHLTLTGHMFQMTPLIMARRSWERLQPADRQVLTEAARQATAYQRQLSRDAEDRLLQDIKAKGVEVHAIDARAFAQATAKVQDKWLAGPSGAYLAKVVKAAGGQ; encoded by the coding sequence ATGCAACGCAAGACCTTTCATCGCGCGGCCCTGGCTGCCTGCGCCCTGCTGCTGCCGGCCCTGGCCGCTGCCCAGGCCGTCAAGCTGACGCTGGGCCACGGCGCCGCGCCCGACAACCCGCGCCATCTGGCCGCGCTGAGGTTCGCCGAACTGGTCAAGGCCGGCAGCGCGGGCCGTATCGAGGTGCAGGTCGCCCCCTCGGCACAGCTGGGCGACGACGCGGCCATGGTCACGGCGTTGCGCACGGGAGCGCTGGACCTGTCGGCCAACTCCCAGGGCGCGGTGGCGGCCGCCGTTCCCGAATATGCGGCCTACGGCATGCCCTTCCTGTTCGCCACCCCGGCCCAGGCCTTCCAGTTGCTGGACGGCCCGCTGGGCCGCGAGCTGGCCGACCGCTCGGCCGCCAAGGGCATGGTGGTGCTGGGCTACTGGGACAACGGCATACGCCACATGAGCAACAGCCGACGGCCGATCCGCAGCGTGGAGGACCTCAAGGGCCTGAAGATGCGCACGCCGCCCGATGCGGTGCTGGTGGACATCATGCAGGCCCTGGGCGCCGAGGCCCAGCAGATCAAGTTCGCCGAGCTGTACGTGGCCCTTCAGCAGGGCGTGGTCGATGGCCAGGAGAACCCGTTGGCCAACTTCCACGCCAGCAAGCTCTACGAGGTGCAAAAGCACCTGACGCTGACCGGCCACATGTTCCAGATGACGCCCCTGATCATGGCCAGGCGCAGCTGGGAGCGGCTGCAGCCGGCCGACCGCCAGGTACTCACCGAGGCCGCCCGGCAGGCCACGGCCTACCAGCGCCAGCTGTCACGCGACGCCGAAGACCGGCTGCTGCAGGACATCAAGGCCAAGGGCGTGGAAGTCCACGCCATCGACGCCAGGGCCTTCGCCCAGGCGACGGCCAAGGTGCAGGACAAATGGCTGGCCGGCCCCTCCGGCGCCTACCTCGCCAAGGTCGTCAAGGCCGCGGGCGGGCAGTGA